From one Sphaeramia orbicularis chromosome 9, fSphaOr1.1, whole genome shotgun sequence genomic stretch:
- the setbp1 gene encoding SET-binding protein, which yields MEPRDLVGTARPKEAELQGGRVGPNEEDQEGAARVNLLRSNDVINGAISEGEGLEEQGEGLLEEQEFSIKEASFQEGSLKLKIQTTKRTKKPPKNLENYICPPEIRMTIRPPAGEGKGGRQGRTTSGTGGGRGPKDEERGPPRKRTYERQFRMPEQREGGLLQLLGDHTPPKHQLRSALLPTHTLSHTQQTQHTLTQQFQNSHAHQHQINPDWISSTVSSTSPANPADSGPARELTGANRSTLLDQTQPFSRTTRSPSPQRSPTPDLQLPVVTDASILNLTSLSRGRGLQEVSEQLFGNIKRKYGRKDSQRMLCNPHSGDTPWGKQPEKGSESPSNSEDRQKYRQEETAELFHEEREERRKEERERAIAGRRTDEEDRGMPMLTEEGKGRKRRRRPSFDDSFPVEEQSHQRQDSDTTEKHQSGPPEPKVAHKLEAHKNDSRFTSQADFSSERMEKMERSDKGDKREKGERADRRETGSGPDPDIALSINRMKKNPVGRPKISSDTVKHREPTHNNMNKPSPTINPRLPSPNPSPRTNISPSPSPKPRANISPSPSPRPRSTLSPSPSHSISSTTSSRPTKAKDRWSYLKAKSHTNLMSPQRDIRGSPSALTDPPSAFPITPSSPLYTNTDSLTVHTPIKRKRGRPKKQPLLTVETIHEGTSTSPPSPLAQESSTGLSRRRKTHTLNTLVQMASTSASSNSLKLKRGRGHSRPVNKMKLGKMQSILNEILSGSSQSGTLALKSPSAPVTSAMSAMASTIEARLGKQINVSKRGTIYIGKKRGRKPRAETQDSNPPKATREKPPFSVSASSLYESPVVPSTTSSPSSSAPSLRAIHSDATMPSLQPISALPSKPLGRGFLSGGWKLSPPRLLANSPSHLSEGASVKEVTLSPISESHSEETIPSDSGIGTDNNSTSDQTEKGPASRRRYSFDLCGFESAEAAALEASSRGSRTHCERQVTAVDNFLTQQEKKQKHHRRKRKCLQSRDHLHFLSELEEVVLKLQQLRVSHRRYTCYPQHPYPSIFRLNFHHYYPVTYDSYPCDSSPYLRRSADLKAKRRRGRPAKASEPITSKLPFVQGYGYPLAGGNYYAAPYAMPYAPPLSLGYFPPAPPFYLPHHSLGPAPSSPFMRPAVPPPKAFHSGGHSKLQPGAKLRGTSGSLQGASIRGESLGSLGGSSAGGLAGVRLHKRKHKHKHKHKDEPLLSPRDRQDLGGLFSGAKTNARLSMLSDRRDLVSQGSSKHLDKQRGSGRAPSLGSSIGMFESDQLSTHTLADSQFHSRQTGQPMKSFMSSYSSQSQRSESTSDVFLGSREDDCSGRSRKTRLAVFGDQGLMSFQTARQEPGQMTKCASASLAGVPSKRRYKRREVEQIQKDVRRMHSLNFEHVQKILRAKRLQRQAKTGNNVIKRRPGRPRKQPLEESGLVSRREEDRADGRGLDMLVSRRADGRTLGMPVLERCDDLPGRQSLRPSLTPEPLEFSNHDSISATIETVVHQARAVPPLTKGGKRRGRGHNRDELWAPSS from the exons ATGGAGCCTAGGGATCTGGTTGGCACTGCCCGACCCAAAGAGGCGGAGTTACAGGGAGGTAGGGTGGGGCCAAATGAAGAGGACCAGGAAGGAGCAGCGCGTGTCAATTTGTTGCGCAGCAATGATGTGATTAACGGTGCAATCAGCGAAGGGGAGGGGCTAGAGGAGCAGGGGGAGGGTCTTTTGGAGGAGCAGGAGTTCTCCATCAAGGAAGCAAGTTTCCAGGAAGGAAGTCTTAAATTAAAGATTCAGACCACCAAGCGCACCAAGAAGCCCCCCAAGAACCTTGAGAACTACATTTGCCCACCAGAGATAAGGATGACCATCAGACCTCCAGCAGGAGAAGGAAAAGGTGGGCGACAGGGGCGAACAACCAGTGGGACAGGAGGAGGGCGGGGTCCAAAGGATGAGGAGCGAGGACCGCCCAGAAAAAGG aCATACGAGCGCCAGTTCAGAATGCCTGAGCAGAGAGAGGGAGGCCTGCTGCAACTTCTGGGAGATCACACTCCACCCAAACACCAGCTTCGCAGCGCCCTCcttcccacacacacactctcacacacacagcaAACACAGCACACTCTGACACAACAATTCCAAAACAGTCATGCACATCAACACCAAATCAATCCAGACTGGATCTCCTCCACGGTATCATCTACATCTCCAGCCAATCCTGCAGATTCAGGGCCAGCCAGAGAGCTGACAGGAGCCAACAGGAGTACTTTGCTTGATCAAACCCAACCTTTCTCACGAACAACACGGAGCCCCTCACCTCAAAGGTCCCCGACTCCAGACCTGCAGTTACCAGTGGTCACTGACGCCAGTATTCTCAACCTGACCTCTCTCAGCAG GGGAAGGGGTTTGCAAGAGGTCAGTGAACAGCTCTTTGGGAACATCAAGAGGAAGTACGGCAGGAAGGACTCCCAGAGGATGCTCTGCAATCCCCACAGTGGTGATACACCTTGGGGAAAACAGCCAGAGAAAGGATCGGAGAGCCCAAGTAATTCAGAAGACAGGCAGAAGTACAGGCAAGAGGAGACAGCTGAGCTCTTCCATGAggaaagagaagagaggagaaaagaagaaagagagcGAGCCATTGCTGGGAGGAGAACAGATGAGGAGGACAGGGGGATGCCCATGCTGACAGAGGAAGGCaaaggaagaaagaggagaaggaggccTTCTTTCGACGATTCGTTTCCTGTAGAGGAGCAGTCACATCAACGGCAGGACTCTGACACTACAGAGAAGCACCAGTCTGGGCCCCCGGAGCCCAAAGTAGCACACAAGTTGGAGGCTCACAAAAATGATTCTCGGTTCACAAGTCAGGCAGATTTCAGCAGTGAGAGGATGGAGAAAATGGAAAGATCAGATAAAGGCGATAAAAGAGAAAAAGGAGAGAGGGCAGACAGAAGAGAGACTGGGAGTGGACCTGACCCAGACATAGCTCTGAGTATAAACAGAATGAAAAAGAATCCAGTCGGTCGCCCGAAGATCAGCTCAGATACCGTTAAACACAGAGAGCCTACTCACAACAATATGAACAAACCTAGTCCTACTATAAATCCCAGACTCCCAAGCCCAAACCCCAGCCCCAGGACAAACATCAGTCCAAGTCCCAGCCCTAAACCTAGGGCTAACATTAGCCCTAGTCCCAGTCCTAGACCTAGGTCAACCCTGAGTCCGAGCCCAAGCCACAGCATCAGCTCTACAACGAGCTCCCGACCAACAAAAGCCAAGGATAGGTGGTCATATCTGAAAGCTAAAAGCCACACCAATCTCATGTCACCACAAAGGGACATCCGGGGGAGCCCATCAGCCTTAACAGACCCACCCTCAGCATTTCCTATTACTCCTTCTAGTCCCCTCTACACCAACACTGACAGCTTGACTGTTCACACGCCCATCAAGAGGAAACGAGGACGCCCCAAGAAACAGCCCCTTCTAACAGTGGAGACCATCCACGAGGGCACATCCACATCACCCCCGAGCCCACTGGCACAGGAATCCTCCACAGGGCTAAGCCGCAGGAGGAAGACACACACTTTAAACACATTAGTGCAAATGGCCTCCACCAGCGCTAGTTCTAACAGCCTGAAACTAAAGCGTGGCAGGGGCCATTCCAGACCAGTGAATAAGATGAAGCTTGGGAAAATGCAGAGCATCTTGAATGAGATTCTCTCTGGTTCCAGTCAGAGTGGCACTCTTGCTCTGAAATCACCTTCTGCCCCTGTTACCTCAGCTATGAGTGCTATGGCATCCACAATCGAGGCTCGACTGGGAAAACAGATAAATGTCAGCAAGAGAGGAACCATCTACATTGGCAAGAAGCGAGGAAGGAAACCCCGGGCAGAAACCCAAGACTCTAACCCCCCCAAAGCTACAAGAGAGAAGCCTCCTTTTTCTGTTTCTGCATCCAGTCTCTATGAGAGCCCTGTAGTGCCTTCCACCACCTCCTCTCCCAGCTCTAGTGCTCCATCACTAAGGGCCATCCACTCTGATGCCACTATGCCCAGTCTGCAGCCCATTTCTGCCCTCCCCTCTAAGCCATTGGGAAGGGGCTTCCTCTCTGGAGGGTGGAAATTGTCTCCTCCACGCCTTCTGGCTAATTCACCCTCCCATCTGTCTGAGGGTGCATCAGTGAAGGAGGTGACCCTGTCCCCCATCAGTGAGTCCCACAGTGAGGAGACTATTCCCAGTGATAGTGGAATTGGGACAGATAACAACAGCACATCGGATCAAACTGAGAAGGGCCCTGCTTCTAGACGCAG GTACTCATTTGACCTGTGTGGATTTGAGTCTGCTGAGGCAGCAGCTCTGGAAGCATCCAGCAGGGGAAGCAGGACACACTGTGAACGGCAAGTGACTGCTGTGGACAACTTTCTGACGCAGCAGGAGAAGAAGCAAAAACATCATCGGCGGAAGAGGAAGTGCTTACAGAGTCGGGATCATCTTCACTTTCTCTCTGAACTGGAAGAG gttgtaCTGAAGCTCCAGCAGCTCCGAGTGTCTCATCGGCGATACACCTGCTACCCCCAGCACCCATATCCCTCCATTTTCCGTCTGAACTTCCATCATTACTACCCTGTTACCTATGACTCCTACCCCTGTGACTCCAGCCCGTACCTCCGAAGGAGTGCCGACCTGAAGGCTAAGAGGAGGCGCGGTCGTCCAGCCAAAGCCAGCGAGCCAATCACATCGAAGCTGCCTTTTGTTCAAGGATATGGTTATCCACTGGCAGGGGGAAATTACTATGCAGCACCCTATGCCATGCCTTACGCACCCCCTCTGAGTCTGGGCTACTTCCCGCCTGCTCCCCCATTCTACCTGCCCCACCACTCTCTAGGACCTGCACCTTCATCTCCTTTCATGAGGCCTGCTGTCCCCCCTCCCAAAGCTTTCCATTCAGGTGGGCACTCAAAGCTTCAGCCAGGGGCCAAGCTTCGTGGTACGAGTGGCTCACTACAGGGGGCTTCTATAAGAGGAGAGAGCCTGGGGTCCTTGGGCGGAAGCAGCGCAGGTGGTCTTGCAGGGGTTCGCCTACATAAGAGGAAACATAAGCACAAACACAAGCACAAGGATGAACCACTCCTTTCTCCACGAGACAGGCAGGATCTGGGAGGACTCTTCAGTGGAGCTAAGACCAATGCACGTCTCAGCATGCTGAGTGACAGGAGGGACTTGGTCAGTCAGGGCTCTTCAAAGCATCTAGACAAGCAGAGAGGCAGTGGAAGAGCCCCAAGTCTGGGATCTAGTATAGGGATGTTTGAATCAGATCAACTGTCCACGCACACTCTTGCTGACAGCCAGTTCCACTCCCGTCAGACTGGGCAGCCAATGAAAAGCTTCATGAGCAGCTACAGTAGCCAATCACAACGGTCAGAGTCAACTTCTGATGTTTTTTTGGGGTCACGGGAGGATGATTGCAGTGGGAGGAGCAGGAAAACAAGGCTCGCCGTGTTTGGAGATCAGGGCTTAATGTCATTTCAAACTGCCAGGCAGGAGCCAGGACAGATGACCAAGTGTGCCAGTGCCTCCCTTGCTG GTGTTCCCAGTAAGCGGAGATATAAGCGACGCGAGGTGGAACAGATCCAGAAGGATGTGAGGAGGATGCATTCTTTGAActttgagcatgtgcagaagatcCTCCGTGCCAAGCGCCTGCAGCGACAAGCCAAAACAGGAAACAATGTCATCAAAAGGCGGCCAGGACGGCCCCGTAAACAACCGCTAGAAGAATCTGGGCTGGTCAGTAGAAGGGAGGAAGACCGGGCTGATGGGAGAGGGTTGGACATGTTGGTCAGTAGGAGAGCTGATGGGAGGACTCTGGGGATGCCTGTTCTGGAAAGGTGTGATGACCTGCCGGGGCGACAGAGTCTCAGGCCAAGTTTGACCCCTGAGCCTCTGGAGTTCTCCAATCACGACTCCATCTCAGCAACAATTGAGACAGTGGTGCATCAAGCACGGGCTGTGCCTCCGCTGACAAAAGGTGGAAAACGCAGAGGCAGGGGCCACAACAGGGACGAGTTATGGGCTCCTTCCAGTTAA